GCTGGCAACATCCATAGAGACAGATATGGGAGAGTCTTTTATAGCTGTAGGTCTCCTTAAGGGCTCCTTTATCTTTCTTGCGGACCTCATAAGGCATATAAACCTACCTGTGAAAGTGGACTTTATGTGGGTGTCCAGTTATGGCTCTAAAACGATAAGCGAGGGACACATTAGAATACTCAGAGACCTAAGCATGGACATAGAGAATCAGAAGGTGCTTCTTGTTGACGACATTTTAGATACGGGATACACCCTGAAGGAGATAAAACAAATATTAATGTTGAGAAAGCCCAAAGTTCTTAAAACTTGTGTGCTACTTGATAAGTACGAGAGGAGAAAGGTGGATGTTGAGGTGGACTACACGGGTTTTCGGGTACCTGACGCTTTTCTGGTGGGATACGGGCTTGACTGGGACGAGGAGGGGAGAAATTTAAGGGGTATTTATGCCGTTGAAGGTTTATAATGGTATTCCATGAAAGTAGAGGACCTTAGAAACACTGCATGGAGGTTCAACGAAAGACTGAGATACATTGCCAAGAGAGGGGAAGTCCTGGAGGAAGAGTATGAGCCTATTGTCAGGGAAATAATAAAGAGGGTCAAAGAGGAGGGTGATAAAGCTATAACTTATTACACAGAAAAGTTTGACGGTGTGAAGCTCACGCCGGATACTATGGAAGTGCCATATGAGGAGCTTGAGAATGCTTACAACGAGATAGAGGAAGATGTAAGGTCAGCTCTTGAGATAGCCTACGAGAGGATAAGAAGGTTTCACGAACTTCAAAGGGAAAAGGCCTTTTTTATGGAAGAGAGTGGAACACTCTTAGGTATGAAGGTGGTGCCTTTGGAGAGGGTGGGTGTTTATGTGCCGGGAGGTAAAGCTGCTTACCCATCCACAGTGCTTATGAATGTTGTTCCGGCTCTTGTGGCAGGTGTTGAGGAGATCATTATGGTATCCCCAAAGCCCAACAAATACACTCTTGCTGCAGCTTTTATATCTGGTGTCAGCAGGGTTTACCAAATAGGGGGTGCTCAGGCAATTGCAGGCCTTGCCTACGGAACTGAGATGATACCAAAAGTTGATAAGATAGTAGGTCCCGGCAATATATATGTAGCTATAGCTAAGAAGCTACTCTTTGGAGTTGTGGACATAGATATGATAGCGGGTCCGTCGGAGATACTGATAATATCTGATGGCTCTTGTGAACCTTCGTGGATAGCTACGGACCTTCTCTCTCAGGCGGAACACGACGAGATGGCAGGTGCCTTTATGATAACTACGGATGAAAAACATGCCCTGCGCGTAAAGGAAGAGTTGGAAAGACTGATGGAAGACTTTCCAAGAAAAGAGATAGCAAAAAAGTCCATAGAGCGCTTTGGAACCATATTTCTTGTGGAGGACATGTTTAAAGCGTGTGAAGTGGCTAACTATATAGCACCAGAGCACCTTGAAGTGCTTACAGAAGACCCCTTCTCCCTTCTTCCCTACATAAAGCATGCAGGAGCCATCTTTTTAGGAAGATACAGCACAGAAGCTCTGGGCGACTATATTTTAGGTCCAAATCACACCCTTCCCACCGGTGGCACAGCAAGATTCTTCTCACCCTTGGGAGTTTACGACTTTATAAAGAGAAGCTCTGTGCTTTTTGTTTCCAAGGAAGGGTTTGAAAGACTTGCAGAGCCTACAGAAAGTATAGCAAAGGCGGAGGGTCTTTTTGCCCATTTTACATCTGTAAGGATAAGGAGAGAGACATGAAGAGGGTCTTTTTGGTGTGCTTGCTGATGTTAAGCTACGCATGCGCGCCTGTGGTATGCCCCGGCGAGAAGGAAGTAAGAAGTCGCTACTCGGAAGATACAGCTCCAAAAAATTACGAAGCCTTCACATCTTTGAGGTATGGTATCTTAAGAGTGCCCATCTATATAGAAAAGTCTGAAGGAAAATACACCATCAGAAGCCCCCAGACAGGTACAGTTTTTCTTAAAGATAGCAACCTGTGTGTCAATGCCACGTGCTTGGACCTACCTGTAAATCCTGATGGTCTTATCTTTGGAGCGCTTCTAAGAGGCGATGAAAAGCCCAGTTGCTCCTTTGGAACCATTACCTTTGAGAGAGACGATCAGATGTATAAAAGAAAGTACATTTTTAGCAACGGTGAGCTAAAGAGGGTGGAACTGACAGACAAAAATAGGGACAGAATCCTGATACTTGAGTATGGAGATAGGAGTAAAGAGGGTTACTACAAAAGGGTTAAGGCTAGCTTGGGAGACATGACTTTTCTTTTCAGCGTTGATGAGCTAAAAAGGAGGTGAGAATATGAGCTTTGAGTACTCAGAGAGGATAAAAAGCCTACCGCCTTACCTTTTTGCACAGATAGACAAGAAGAAGAAGGAAAAGATAGCGCAGGGTGTGGATGTGATAGACCTTGGAGTAGGCGACCCAGACATGCCCACACCTGAGCCTATAGTAAAAGCCATGCAAAGAGCTGTTGAAAAGCCAGAGCATCACAGGTATCCTTCTTACGAAGGCATGCTCTCTTTTAGGGAGGCTGTTGCTGAGTTTTACAGAAGAAGGTTTGGCGTATTTCTTGACCCCGAGAAAGAGGTCATAACCCTCATAGGCTCTAAGGAGGGCATAGCTCACTTTCCCTTAGCTTTTATAAATCCCGATGATGTGGTGCTTTGTCCAGACCCAGCCTATCCTGTGTACAAGATAGGAACGCTTTTTGCAGGTGGCGTGCCCTACATTATGCCACTAAAAGAGGAAAATAACTTTCTTCCTGATTTCAAAAGCATACCAAAGGATGTGCTGAAAAGAGCCAAAATCATCTGGGTGAACTATCCCAACAATCCCACTTCAGCTGTGGCGGATGAGAGCTTTTACAGAGAGCTAATAGATTGGGCAAGGGAGAACAACATTATAGTAGCTTCCGACCTTGCTTACTCGGAGATATACTTTGGCAACCAAAAACCCATGTCCATACTGCAGATAGATGGAGCAAAGGAGGTGGCTATAGAGTTTCACTCCCTTTCAAAGACCTACAACATGACTGGATGGCGTATAGGCATGGCGGTGGGGAACGAAAAGCTCATTTCAGGTCTTGGAAAGGTAAAGACAAATGTGGATTCGGGACAGTTCCAAGCCATTCAAGAAGCTGGCATAACCGCTCTGAAGATGCCCGAAAGTGAACTGCAAAAGATCAGGGAGGTATACAGACAAAGAAGGGAAGCTATGGTAAAAGCTCTGCAGGATGCAGGTCTTGAGGTGTATAGCTCAACAGCCACCTTCTACCTTTGGGTAAAGGTGCCAAAAGGTTATACTTCAGCACAGTTTGTTTCTTTACTTCTTGATGAGTGCGGTATTGTCTGCACTCCTGGAAATGGTTTTGGAGAGCATGGAGAGGGATACTTCCGCATATCCTTAACCTTACCTACGGAAAGACTTTTGGAGGCTGCCGAAAGAATTCGTAAATTAAAAATATGATGAAGGAAGTAGAACTCTTACAGCTATGCACATTAGTGCCAACTGTGGATTACAGAATGACACCGCAGGAAGCTCTAAAGCTCTTTAATGAGCATGAACTTCACGAGTTTCTCGTGGTAGTTAAAGACGGAAAGCCAGTGGGATGGGTTAAAAAGAAAGATGTGCGCTTAGCTCTCTACAGACAGGAGCTTTGCGTAGGTGATTTGACAAGACCCTTGACCAATATCAGAAACCTGAAAACCACTGTGGATAATATGAGCGGGCTTTTTGACTTTTTTAACCTGCGGAAAGACCCTCTAATAGTGGTAAACAGAAACGGTTCTTATATGGGCGTGCTTTTCTATCATGTTCTTTTGAACTATGTTTGTATGCACAGAGAAGCGGAAGCATCTCTATTTCAGAAGCTTAGGAATTTCTTTGGACAAGCTTATTACCTTTATGTTTTCTTTCTAAAGGGTAAAAAAACCTTCAGGGAGGCGTACGGGACAGTAAAGGAGGAAGGACTCTACAAGATACTCTACGAGGATATAAAAGACAGCATCTCAGGTGATGTGTCTTTAGTCAAAGATGAGGGGGAGGTATACGCTCTTTCAAAGGAAAAACTTCAGAGGGATAAGATAAAGGAGATAATAGAGAACTTTCACAAAGAGTTTTCCTTGCTGTATGCAGATGCAAAGCCTGTTTATGTTCAGGGATACCTGATACCTCTTGATACAGTCAAAAATTACGAGGAGCTCTTCAGGATAGCATCTGATACAAAAGATAAGTTAAGAGGTGTGGATGCGTCCTTTTTTGTAATACACGGGCTTCAACCATCAGTCATTATGTGTGAGTATAAGGCAAAGGAGCTTATACTCAAGATTAAGGAGCAGATAACGGAGGACTTTAAAAGGATCCTTGAGAGAATAAACAGAGAAGACAGGGAGCTATGGGAGTATGTCCTTTACGACTTTTTCAAAGAGTATCCCTACTTTGAGCTTTTTTATATAATGAACGAAAGAGGTGTGCAAATATCCAACAATGTGATAAATCCTAAGATAAGCTATAGCATAAAGGCGGGCAAAAAGGGAGCTGATAGATCTGAAAAGTCTTACTTCAAGCAGGCTATGAAGGATGGCACTTACATATCGGACATTTACATATCTCAAGCAACAGATGACTTCTGCATAACGCTCTCAGCCAGGTTCCAGCACAAAGATAAGACTTATGTGCTTGCCGGAGACATAAACTACAGGGAGATACACCAACTTGTAAAAAGTTATACAAAAGCAAGCTTATGAAGAAACTTGTAGGAAGTTTAAAGTATAGAAATCTAAGGTACACACAGAACCATCCTCTCAGAATACCTCGCGTCTCTTTGCTTATTGAGTTTCTAAAAGCTATGGGTCTCATAGAGGAGCAAGAGATAATTCAGAGCAGAGAGGCAACTGAGGAGGAGCTTCTCTTATACCACACAGAGGACTATCTTCGGGCTCTTGAAGAGTCCGACAGGTGCATGTGTGTAAAGGATAGATACAGAGAAAAATACAACATAGGCACTTACGAGAACCCTGTATCACCAGCCATGTGGAGAGGATCCCTTTTGGCAACAGGGTCATCTGTTCAGGCCGTTGAGGTCTTCTTGGAGGGTGGCGTGGCTTTTAATCCAGCGGGGGGCATGCATCACGCCTATCCCAGCAGGGCAAACGGCTTTTGCTTCATAAACGACCCAGCCGTTAGCATAGAGTTTTTGAAGAAAAAGGGCTTTAAGAAGATCCTGTACATTGACTTGGATGCTCATCACTGTGATGCCATTCAAGAGAGCTACTACCAAGATGACAGTGTATTTGTTCTCTCTTTACACCAGTCACCTGAGTATGCCTTTCCCTTTAAAAGTGGTTTTGCTCATGAGATAGGAAGGGGCAGGGGAAAGGGCTACAACATGAATGTCCCACTTCCAAAGGGTATAAAGGACGGGGAATACCTTTATGCTCTTGAGGAGAGTCTAAAGATAGTAAAAGAAATATTTAGTCCTGATGTGTACATTTTGCAACTTGGTACTGACAGCCTTAAAGAGGATTACCTTTCCAAGTTTGAGCTTTCCAACGCGGGTTTTCTAAAAGCCTTTGATATGGTAAGGGACATGCTGGGAGAGGGCATTTACTTGGGAGGTGGAGGCTATCACCCTATAGCTCTTGCAAGGGCTTGGGCGCTCATCTGGTGCAGAATAAGTGGCAGGGAGATACCTTCAAAGATAAACTCCGAGGCAAGGCAAGTCCTTTTGAGCGTGAACTTTGAAGAGTTTGACGAAGATATAGACAGAACTTACATGTATGATTATCTCTTGGATAGGTCAGATGGAGAACCACCAAGAGGTGAGGTAAAAAGGCTAATAGAGAGGCTGAAAGCCTTATTTCTGTTATAATTTTAAAGGTGAAGCTGTTGGTAGTTGGCAATGGAGGAAGAGAGCACGCCTTAGTATGGAAGCTAAAGCAAAGCCCCCTGGTAAAGCAAATATACATAGCCAGAGGAAACGCAGGGTCTTGGCAGATAGCCAAAGGGGTTGATATAGACTATCTGGACATAAAGGGACTTGCAGAGTTTGCCCTAAGGGAGGGTATAGACTTTACAGTAGTTGGACCAGAGGCACCTTTGGTAGGGGGTATAGTGGACGAGTTTGAAAGCAGAGGTTTGAAAATATTAGGTCCTAACAGAAGGGCATCCATGCTGGAAGGTAGCAAAGTCTTTGCTAAGGATTTTATGCAAAGGTATCAGATCCCTACAGCGGAGTATCAAGTTTTTGACGATGCTGTAAAAGCCAAGAGGTTTGTTATGGACTTTGGCACACCTCTGGTGATAAAAGCGGATGGTTTGGCAGGTGGCAAAGGAGCTGTTGTATGCTACGATCAAAAGACAGCCATGGAAGCTATTGATAGGATCATGGTGAGGGGTGAGCTGGGCAGTGCAGGAAGGAGGGTGGTTATAGAGCAATTTCTGGAAGGGGAAGAAGCCTCTTACATAGTTTTACTGGATGGTGATAGATACATACCACTTCCCACATCTCAGGATCACAAGAGACTCCTTGATGGTGATATGGGACCCAATACAGGAGGTATGGGAGCCTACTCACCAAATCCCTTTGTTGGCGAGGAAACAGAGAAAGCCATAAAGCATCAGATAATAGAGAGATTGATAAGGGGGTTAAAAGAGGAAGGCATCTATTACAGGGGGTTTCTTTATGCGGGCCTCATGCTTACCAAAGATGGACCGAAAGTTCTTGAGTTCAATGTAAGACTTGGAGACCCCGAGGCTCAACCCATACTCATGAGAATAAAGGGGGACTTTATGAAGAACCTATTGGATTTTTATGAAGGGAAGGCTATAAATTTGGAGATAGACAAAAGGTGCGCTCTATGTGTAGTCTTGGCAAGCAGAGGCTATCCAGAAAAGCCTCAAGTTGGTGGCGTTATATACGGGCTTGATGCCATAAAAGAAGAGGATGTCATAGTATTCCACGCTGGGACGGACATAAAAGATGGCAAAGTTATAGCAAAAGGAGGCAGAGTGCTCAATGTGTGTGCATGGGGGAAGAGTATAAAAGATGCGAGGGATAAGGCGTACAGAGTTATAGAGAGTATAAAATTTGAAGGCATGCAGTACAGAAGGGACATAGGAGCAAAAGCTCTTAACCTTCTTTGAGTATTCTCCTTTCGTATATTATCGCTAAGGAGAAGAGAGTAGTAAAGACTATTGGACCTAAGAAAAGTCCCAAAAAACCAAAGGTAAGAAGACCGCCCACCGTTGAAAAGAAAAGCACTATGTAAGGCATCTTTATTCCCTTCTTCATAATGAGAGGTCTTAATATGTTGTCAACGGTTGATATAACAAGAGATCCCCACAGCAGCATAAAAATACCGTAAAACAATCCTTTGTTTAGAAAAGTGTAAATGGCTATAGGAACCCAAACAAAGCCAGTGCCAAAGGGTGGCACAAAGGAAGCTATAAAGGTAATTAAAGCCCACAGTAGAGAGTAATTTATCCCAACAACGGTGTAAGCTATAAAGCTCAAAACCGCCTGCACAAGAGCCACGCCTATGCTACCGTAAACCACAGCAAGGATAGTTTTGTAAATAGTCAAAAGCACCTCATAGAGATCCTCTTTGTGCATGGGGAGGAATCTTGCAAAAAACTCCACAAACCTTCTGCCATCTCTGAGAATAAAAAAGAAGCTTATGAGAAACACAAAGGATTTAAAGATAACGGACCCTGTGGCAAAGAGCATGGAGGTGAATATCTCTCCAGCCTTTTGTGTCAACTTACTTAGATAGGAGGTTATAGTGTTCTTAAACTCTTCAGACTGCATGTATTCATAGACCCTCTGCAATATCTCTTCGGTGATGAGTTTGTTAACTACAGGCAGACTATAAAGGCTGTGCAGAACATCTGTAAGAGTGTGATTCTGAAGGTATTGAATAATTGCTTTTGTTATTTCCACGCTCTGCTTTGCTGCAACAAGACCTATAATAAGGAAGGGTATGACTATGAAAGTAAGCACCAGAAGTGTTACCATCAGGGCAGACAGTGTGTTATTACGCAAAAGCCTTGAAAGCGACAGATGTAATGGATAAGCAACAAGGGAGAAGATAACAGCCCAAAGTATGGGCTTTAGGAAAGGTGTAAGAATCACCAAAACTAGAAAGGTGAAGAATACAGTTATGCCAAGTAAAAAGTAGGAAAAAACTTTTTCTCTGCTCATTTTATTTAATATTATGATAATAGATATGGGGAAGAGTTTGCTTTTTATATTTGTCTTCTTTGCTCTTTCATGTGCGGAGAAAACTGTGGTTGTTAAGGAAGAACCTAAAAGTAGAGCGCCAGGAATGGCGGTTGCTTCTGGTAAGGCAGTGGAAAATGGCAAAAAGCAGCTTAGCAAGGGACACTGTAAGCAGGCTATACACGAGTTTTACAAAGCTCTTGAGAAAGACCCGCAAAACTTTGAGGCTCTGTATTGGCTTGGTGTAGCGGAAGGTGTTTGTGGATACTATCCCCAAGCTTACGACAGGTTGACCTTTGTTGTAAGGTATGCACCTGACGATATCTGGAGAGCGAGAGTTTATGCCACCATGGGTATAACTCTGCTCTACATGGGAAAGGAAGATGATGCAGTAGCTTATTTTGAAAAGGCAAGAGCCATAGATCCGAGGAATGAACTGGTGGTTGCATATTATGAGAATGACCATAAAAAGAACAAAAAACACAAGATAAAGAAAAGACCCAAGGATAGAGAAGGTTACGAGATAACTTTCAGGTGGATGTACTGAAGAAAGCCTTCATTTTTAAGTACACTTCCCTTAACTCCTTTTGAGGGTCCGAATCCCAAACTATTCCACACCCTGCATAGTAAGAGAGGGTTTTTCCGTCTCCTAATGCAGTTCTTATAAGCACTGAGAGTGTAAAGTCTTCCTCGCTCTTTAAAAAGCCAGCGCATCCGCAGTAAAGATCCCTACAGTGAGGTTCCAAGCTATCTATGACCTCAACCGCCTTTCTTTTGGGTGCACCTGTCACGGAAGCAGGTGGGAAAGTGGCAAAGAGTATAGCTTTCAGAGAAGCAGTGGTTTCACACTCCACAGCAGAATACATATGATACAAGGTTTTATACTTCCTTATTCCAAAAAGATCCTTAACTTCTACGCACTTACCCACTATGCCAAGGTCGTTCCTGACAACATCGGTGATCATAAGGTTTTCCGCTCTGTCTTTCTCACTCTTTTTTAGCTCCTCCCTTTTAGAGGCTGTGCCTTTTATAGGCTCGCTTCTTAGCTTTTTACCTTCTCTTCTGAGAAAAAGCTCCATGGAGCCAGAAATAATGTAAAAGTCATCCAGGTCTAAGAAAAAGGCGTAATCAACAGGCTGTCTTGCGTAAAACTTAAGAAAGAGGTCAAAAGGGTCCCCTTTCAGGCTAAAAGTAAACCTGTTGGTGAGATTTATCTGATAAACTATGCCTTCTTCTATGAGCTTTTTTACCTCATTAACCTTCTCTTTAAAACCTTCGTCGGAGATGGAGCTTTCCAAGAGAGTCAAAGAAACCCTTTTTTCCCTTGGGTCTATAGCTTTAAAGCTCTCTATCTCTACAAGCACCACTAAAGGTAGAGAAGATGTCTTTATAGGCAAACCAAACACCTCAGATGCCAGGTGATAAGACAGCACGAGAAAGCAGGGAAAACTCTCGGGCGAAAGCTCATGAAGGCTTTTTAAAAAGCTCACCCTCTTTATACGAGCCTGATAAAGACCACCTTTACCTATCCAACCACCAGAAAAAACCAGCCTCATTATCTGTTTTCTTCTTCAACTATGCTTTTTAAGTATTGAGTTAAGCTTTCATCTACAGAAAATATCTTATCTTCCAATCTCATTACTGGCAAAACACCTATCAGACTGTTGACAAGAAAGAGATGATCTGCGCCAAAAACATCCTCTGGTTTTACTTCCTTCTCTTTTATCTCCACCTTTTCCATAATGCTCTTAAGGGTGGTTCCCAAAAGAAGGCCCGATGCTATGTGGGGTGTGTATATGCTGTCCTTTCTAACTAAGAGGAGGTTGGCGGAGGAGGATTCTGTTATATGACCCTTTTCGTTGAGCATAAGGCCGTCGTAAAAGCCCCTTTGGATAGCTTCCCTCTTTACCAAAACATTGGTAAGATAGTTCAGAGTTTTGTGCTTTATAAGAGGGTCAGAGGAGTGTCTTTTTATGGATGATATGCACACACTTACAGGGTTTTGCAGGGGTGTGTATTTGTATACAAAAACTTTTAGCTCACTCCTGTATGGCATCTGGTAATACTTGGGTTTTCCGTAAGATACCAGGCACACCTTTACATAAATGTCTTTTTTCCCTTTTACCTTTTTTTCTATTCTGTCGCAAAAGGTTTCCAAGTCTGGATAAGGTATACCGAAGTATTCAGCGCTTTTTGAGAGTCTCTCGTAATGGCGCAGCAGCTTTTTTGTCCTTCCTCTGTACAGTATAGTTTCAAAAAGACCTTCACCGTAAAAAAAACTCCTGTTGGCCATGTAAGGCTTTATTGTATATAATTCTTTTCCGAAATGGCGCAAGAGCATATAACAGAGGAGGATGTTCTTGAGCTACTAAAAAAATCCAAAAAACCGCTACATTTTGAGCAGATAGTTAAGGAGCTTGAACTTGACAAAGAGGGAAAGAAAAAACTTAAAAAGGTCTTAAAGACTCTAAAGAGGTCCAACAAGCTTACGGTAGAAAGGGGCAGGTACAAGCTTGCGGAGGAGGAGATAGTCGTTGGGACGGTGATCCCATACCCTGCTGGCTTTGGATTTCTCCAAATAGGTGAGGGCAAAAAAGACATATACATTCCACCCTTTGAGATGGTAAAGGTTTTTGGTGGGGATGTGGTAAAAGCAAGGGTGGTGGAGTTTAAGGGAAAGAAGGAGGTCCGAATACTTCAAGTTATCAAGAGAGGCAAAAGAGAGATAATATGTAAGATAGTAAAAGGTAAGACTTGCTACGCTATACCTCTTTACGATAACCCACACCAGAAGATACAGCTCAGCCAAGAGAGTTGCAAAGATCTCAAAAAAGACACTGTTGTAGTGGTGGGTATAAAGGAGTATCCAAGGGCAAAAGCTCCAGCCAGAGGATACATAAAAGAAGTTATAGGGCATCCCAAGGAGAGGGTTTTAACGATAGAGCTGCTCATAAGAAAGTACGACCTTCCGCTATCGTATCCTGAAGAGGTGATAAAAGAGGCTCAGAAATTCAGGCTCCATATAAAGAAAGAGCTTAAAAATAGGAAGGACCTGAGGGACCAAATATGCTTTACCATAGACCCCGAGAGAGCAAGGGACTTTGACGATGCTGTAGCTATACAGATGACGCCAGAAGGGCATTACAGACTTTGGGTTCACATAGCGGATGTATCTTACTTTGTAAAGGAAGGCTCACACATAGATGAGGAAGCCTTTAAGAGAGGTTTTACCTTTTACCTTCCTGACAGAGCTTTGCACATGCTTCCCGAAAAGCTCTCTTCGGACCTTTGCAGTTTAAAACCCAACGAGGATAGGCTCACCTTTACATGTGAGATGGTCTTTGACCAAAAGGGAAACCTTTTAAACTACGACATTTACGAAAGCGTAATAAGGAGTAAGGCAAGGCTTACCTATGACGAGGCTCTAAGGCTCATAGTGGGCGATCCGGCGCTGGAGGAAAAGTATCCGCACCTGGTGGAGCCTCTCAGACTCATGGAAAACCTTTACCGTATACTCTCCAAAAAACGTTGGGAGAAGGGGAGCATAGACTTTGACCTTCCAGAATCAGAGGTCATAGTGGACGAGTTTGGACAGCCTGTGGCTGTGGTTCCCTACGAGAGGCACATAGCTCACAGGATAATAGAGCATTTTATGATATCCGCCAATGAGACAGTAGCCATGCATTTGGAGCATCTTGGCTACCCATGTCTTTACAGGGTGCACGAAAAACCCGACCCAGAAAAGGTAGAAAACCTTATAGAAATCCTTGCCGGTCTTGGATACAAAGTAAAAAGAGTCTCTCTTGAGCCTAAGTTTTTTCAAAAGATCATAGAAGATTTTGAAGGAAGACCCGAGGAGAACTTGGTGAGGTTTCTTACACTAAGAAGTATGAAAAGAGCCTACTACTCGCCTCACAATGTGGGGCATTTTGGCTTGGCATCTGAGCATTACGCTCACTTTACATCACCCATAAGGCGATACACAGACATCATAGTCCACAGAATTCTCAAGAAGGCTATAAAGGGAGAAGATGTGCCTTATGAACAGATGGTATCTTACCTTGAGATGGCGGGACAGTACCTCTCTGAGCGGGAGAGATTGGCAGATAATGTGGAGAGAGAAGCTATAGAACTTCTCAAGGCAAGACTTATGAAGGGGCACATAGGCGAGGCTTTTGCGGGTATAATAACAGGAGTGGTTCCCTTTGGGTTTTTTGTGGAAATTCAGGACTACTTAGTGGAGGGGCTTGTGAGTATAAACACGCTTGTTGATGACCAGTACATATACGATGAACCAGCTCACAGACTTGTAGGCGTAAGAACCGGGAAAGTTTTCAGATTGGGTGATGTGGTGAAGGTGAAGGTGGT
The DNA window shown above is from Hydrogenobacter thermophilus TK-6 and carries:
- the hpt gene encoding hypoxanthine phosphoribosyltransferase, yielding MPYVSIKGKKLKLLIDEERIKSRVKELATSIETDMGESFIAVGLLKGSFIFLADLIRHINLPVKVDFMWVSSYGSKTISEGHIRILRDLSMDIENQKVLLVDDILDTGYTLKEIKQILMLRKPKVLKTCVLLDKYERRKVDVEVDYTGFRVPDAFLVGYGLDWDEEGRNLRGIYAVEGL
- the hisD gene encoding histidinol dehydrogenase, which translates into the protein MKVEDLRNTAWRFNERLRYIAKRGEVLEEEYEPIVREIIKRVKEEGDKAITYYTEKFDGVKLTPDTMEVPYEELENAYNEIEEDVRSALEIAYERIRRFHELQREKAFFMEESGTLLGMKVVPLERVGVYVPGGKAAYPSTVLMNVVPALVAGVEEIIMVSPKPNKYTLAAAFISGVSRVYQIGGAQAIAGLAYGTEMIPKVDKIVGPGNIYVAIAKKLLFGVVDIDMIAGPSEILIISDGSCEPSWIATDLLSQAEHDEMAGAFMITTDEKHALRVKEELERLMEDFPRKEIAKKSIERFGTIFLVEDMFKACEVANYIAPEHLEVLTEDPFSLLPYIKHAGAIFLGRYSTEALGDYILGPNHTLPTGGTARFFSPLGVYDFIKRSSVLFVSKEGFERLAEPTESIAKAEGLFAHFTSVRIRRET
- a CDS encoding LL-diaminopimelate aminotransferase produces the protein MSFEYSERIKSLPPYLFAQIDKKKKEKIAQGVDVIDLGVGDPDMPTPEPIVKAMQRAVEKPEHHRYPSYEGMLSFREAVAEFYRRRFGVFLDPEKEVITLIGSKEGIAHFPLAFINPDDVVLCPDPAYPVYKIGTLFAGGVPYIMPLKEENNFLPDFKSIPKDVLKRAKIIWVNYPNNPTSAVADESFYRELIDWARENNIIVASDLAYSEIYFGNQKPMSILQIDGAKEVAIEFHSLSKTYNMTGWRIGMAVGNEKLISGLGKVKTNVDSGQFQAIQEAGITALKMPESELQKIREVYRQRREAMVKALQDAGLEVYSSTATFYLWVKVPKGYTSAQFVSLLLDECGIVCTPGNGFGEHGEGYFRISLTLPTERLLEAAERIRKLKI
- a CDS encoding PDC sensor domain-containing protein, with the protein product MMKEVELLQLCTLVPTVDYRMTPQEALKLFNEHELHEFLVVVKDGKPVGWVKKKDVRLALYRQELCVGDLTRPLTNIRNLKTTVDNMSGLFDFFNLRKDPLIVVNRNGSYMGVLFYHVLLNYVCMHREAEASLFQKLRNFFGQAYYLYVFFLKGKKTFREAYGTVKEEGLYKILYEDIKDSISGDVSLVKDEGEVYALSKEKLQRDKIKEIIENFHKEFSLLYADAKPVYVQGYLIPLDTVKNYEELFRIASDTKDKLRGVDASFFVIHGLQPSVIMCEYKAKELILKIKEQITEDFKRILERINREDRELWEYVLYDFFKEYPYFELFYIMNERGVQISNNVINPKISYSIKAGKKGADRSEKSYFKQAMKDGTYISDIYISQATDDFCITLSARFQHKDKTYVLAGDINYREIHQLVKSYTKASL
- a CDS encoding acetoin utilization protein AcuC encodes the protein MKKLVGSLKYRNLRYTQNHPLRIPRVSLLIEFLKAMGLIEEQEIIQSREATEEELLLYHTEDYLRALEESDRCMCVKDRYREKYNIGTYENPVSPAMWRGSLLATGSSVQAVEVFLEGGVAFNPAGGMHHAYPSRANGFCFINDPAVSIEFLKKKGFKKILYIDLDAHHCDAIQESYYQDDSVFVLSLHQSPEYAFPFKSGFAHEIGRGRGKGYNMNVPLPKGIKDGEYLYALEESLKIVKEIFSPDVYILQLGTDSLKEDYLSKFELSNAGFLKAFDMVRDMLGEGIYLGGGGYHPIALARAWALIWCRISGREIPSKINSEARQVLLSVNFEEFDEDIDRTYMYDYLLDRSDGEPPRGEVKRLIERLKALFLL
- the purD gene encoding phosphoribosylamine--glycine ligase, which gives rise to MKLLVVGNGGREHALVWKLKQSPLVKQIYIARGNAGSWQIAKGVDIDYLDIKGLAEFALREGIDFTVVGPEAPLVGGIVDEFESRGLKILGPNRRASMLEGSKVFAKDFMQRYQIPTAEYQVFDDAVKAKRFVMDFGTPLVIKADGLAGGKGAVVCYDQKTAMEAIDRIMVRGELGSAGRRVVIEQFLEGEEASYIVLLDGDRYIPLPTSQDHKRLLDGDMGPNTGGMGAYSPNPFVGEETEKAIKHQIIERLIRGLKEEGIYYRGFLYAGLMLTKDGPKVLEFNVRLGDPEAQPILMRIKGDFMKNLLDFYEGKAINLEIDKRCALCVVLASRGYPEKPQVGGVIYGLDAIKEEDVIVFHAGTDIKDGKVIAKGGRVLNVCAWGKSIKDARDKAYRVIESIKFEGMQYRRDIGAKALNLL
- a CDS encoding AI-2E family transporter produces the protein MSREKVFSYFLLGITVFFTFLVLVILTPFLKPILWAVIFSLVAYPLHLSLSRLLRNNTLSALMVTLLVLTFIVIPFLIIGLVAAKQSVEITKAIIQYLQNHTLTDVLHSLYSLPVVNKLITEEILQRVYEYMQSEEFKNTITSYLSKLTQKAGEIFTSMLFATGSVIFKSFVFLISFFFILRDGRRFVEFFARFLPMHKEDLYEVLLTIYKTILAVVYGSIGVALVQAVLSFIAYTVVGINYSLLWALITFIASFVPPFGTGFVWVPIAIYTFLNKGLFYGIFMLLWGSLVISTVDNILRPLIMKKGIKMPYIVLFFSTVGGLLTFGFLGLFLGPIVFTTLFSLAIIYERRILKEG
- a CDS encoding tetratricopeptide repeat protein, with amino-acid sequence MGKSLLFIFVFFALSCAEKTVVVKEEPKSRAPGMAVASGKAVENGKKQLSKGHCKQAIHEFYKALEKDPQNFEALYWLGVAEGVCGYYPQAYDRLTFVVRYAPDDIWRARVYATMGITLLYMGKEDDAVAYFEKARAIDPRNELVVAYYENDHKKNKKHKIKKRPKDREGYEITFRWMY